In a genomic window of Ardenticatenales bacterium:
- a CDS encoding DUF333 domain-containing protein, producing the protein MQSHHSLRQILIIICLCWLLLLAASCSPAATTAAIPSPTPTAEATTPAAVLTARDAALAFLRTSANECVPRAGVRWRAAPGGAETPVGFGVYRFTAEDCTITVSYTLDTNAGTLYHVALGDSVTGFCWQAVVDANGRVLRTGVAAANEPGEGNPAALYCTQQGYQYEVRAQQDGRLCGICVFPDGNACNSWAFFNGECGPTTPTENK; encoded by the coding sequence ATGCAATCCCACCACAGCCTCAGGCAAATCCTGATCATTATTTGTCTCTGCTGGCTCTTGCTCCTCGCGGCCAGTTGCTCCCCCGCTGCCACCACCGCCGCCATCCCGTCGCCCACCCCCACCGCGGAAGCAACCACACCCGCCGCCGTCCTCACGGCCCGCGACGCGGCCCTCGCTTTCCTGCGCACCAGCGCCAATGAGTGTGTTCCCCGCGCCGGCGTGCGTTGGCGGGCAGCCCCGGGCGGCGCGGAAACGCCCGTCGGCTTTGGCGTCTACCGTTTCACCGCCGAGGATTGCACCATCACCGTTTCCTACACGCTAGACACAAATGCCGGCACTCTCTACCATGTTGCCCTGGGCGATAGCGTTACCGGATTTTGCTGGCAGGCCGTCGTAGACGCAAATGGGCGCGTTCTGCGCACCGGCGTGGCGGCAGCCAACGAACCGGGAGAGGGAAACCCCGCCGCGCTCTATTGCACGCAACAAGGGTATCAATACGAGGTGCGGGCGCAGCAGGATGGTCGTCTGTGTGGCATCTGTGTTTTCCCCGACGGAAACGCTTGCAATAGTTGGGCCTTCTTCAACGGAGAATGTGGACCGACTACACCAACGGAGAACAAGTAA
- a CDS encoding ABC transporter ATP-binding protein, with translation MIIVDNVYKSYLMGKEAVPALRGVSLEIRQGEFVCLMGPSGSGKTTLLNIIGGLDEASRGHLIVQGENLVALSENELARLRLEKMGFVFQNYNLLGNFTAQENVEAPMVLAGVGRKERRQRAHTLLERVGLGDRAHHYPGELSGGQQQRVAIARALANNPPILIADEMTGDLDSETGFAIMELASQLNRDGMTIVFVTHDPRMAAFAQRVVELRDGQILS, from the coding sequence ATCATCATCGTGGACAACGTCTACAAATCCTACTTGATGGGCAAAGAAGCCGTCCCAGCCCTGCGCGGCGTATCGCTAGAAATCCGGCAGGGCGAATTTGTCTGTCTGATGGGGCCAAGTGGCTCAGGCAAAACCACGCTGCTCAACATCATTGGCGGCCTGGATGAGGCCAGCCGTGGTCACTTGATCGTGCAGGGGGAAAACCTGGTGGCACTTTCGGAAAACGAACTGGCCCGCCTGCGCCTGGAGAAAATGGGCTTCGTCTTTCAAAACTACAATCTCCTGGGCAACTTTACGGCGCAGGAGAATGTGGAAGCGCCCATGGTGCTGGCGGGCGTGGGGCGCAAAGAGCGCCGGCAGCGTGCCCACACCCTTTTGGAGCGAGTCGGCCTCGGCGACCGGGCGCACCATTATCCGGGCGAGCTTTCCGGCGGGCAGCAGCAGCGCGTGGCCATTGCCCGCGCCCTGGCGAACAACCCGCCCATCCTCATTGCTGATGAAATGACGGGCGATCTGGACTCGGAGACGGGGTTTGCCATCATGGAACTGGCCTCCCAACTCAATCGAGACGGCATGACTATCGTTTTTGTCACCCACGACCCCCGCATGGCGGCCTTTGCGCAGCGTGTGGTGGAATTGCGCGACGGGCAGATTCTGTCATGA
- a CDS encoding ABC transporter permease, whose translation MILKYVWKNFSRRKVRTVLMVLALLVSMGLIVTMSATVETVRRSNVDLIANEVGQFDLSITKMDISPDPFIDVADVVPRVLAADSRVTAVYARIQQPVEMNIGAEVAQGTLLALDPAVDHIGFIEVVSGTLALGEQQAALFADTAGVYGLDVGDTIDVAYSFPLPREKGQPSTSGSSQRRTVQSFTIRAIVRQDGVTSSSVSEGLIVSLADAQAWLRREGRAQQLVATVDPALYETSSAEEAALRVREVAETVQQALGDEYVFAMDKAAALDASSQGFLVIQALISVYGLTALGIVGLLVHTLVMTNVQEQRRDMAILRILGSQRRYLFQLVIAEVMVMGAIGVILGAILGQALTRYVVVPAIAHQMTLAGLTFRLQPQVTLGTIMPASIATFAVLIISTLKPAQEASRTKVMHAINPSVADNLQIEDLARLRERRPDGKLFLAGLILLLIFALIAGFQVIDAFGNPALQVVFILAALGVLVLGVGLIFFITTVPFERLALLVMRLVAPRLTYFASRNVGRGQLRNTLISLLVLFSGVLPSFLATQVALDQANLPGSVRLRWGAPVGIRVSGTWLPEPEAATYRLRPSFLTDDLEAVPGIDRTAGLSHSYSSRLTDPIGLRGAGVTVIGVSGRLREVAYPDLVEFVAGSPRALDDILADPQAIIISEGLAEELSATVGNELKLEGAGRDHTVVVHVVGVARRIAGIDNIGRSRIQARSGSTVLLSLDGFRALKTPPDLPLPPADDPILARVIATTTPGAVAQDVLDDLNQRYATKLNLRINLMETDLARSERGQATQRIFLIALTLISFTTAVFGVFAVIYVTIYARRIEIGMLKAMGMRRRDLTGMLVIEAITMTLGAALAGIAAGATMGYVATYGNYILQQRPVVFAVDTTVMPLIVVMVVLASMIGAVFSARRIVKRQAVEILRMQ comes from the coding sequence ATGATTCTCAAATACGTCTGGAAAAACTTCAGCCGCCGCAAAGTGCGCACCGTTTTGATGGTGCTGGCGCTGTTGGTGAGCATGGGCTTGATTGTGACGATGAGCGCCACGGTGGAAACGGTGCGCCGCTCGAACGTGGATCTGATTGCCAATGAGGTGGGGCAGTTTGACCTGTCCATCACCAAGATGGACATCAGCCCGGACCCGTTCATTGATGTGGCGGATGTTGTGCCGCGTGTGCTGGCGGCGGACAGCCGCGTCACCGCTGTGTATGCGCGCATTCAGCAGCCGGTGGAGATGAACATCGGGGCCGAAGTGGCGCAGGGAACGCTGCTGGCGCTCGATCCTGCCGTGGACCATATCGGTTTTATTGAGGTGGTCTCCGGGACGCTGGCTTTGGGGGAGCAGCAGGCGGCGCTGTTTGCGGATACGGCGGGTGTCTATGGGTTGGATGTGGGAGATACGATTGACGTGGCCTACAGCTTTCCGCTGCCGCGGGAGAAGGGGCAGCCGAGTACGTCGGGCAGCAGCCAGCGGCGTACTGTGCAAAGTTTTACGATTAGGGCCATTGTGCGCCAGGATGGCGTGACCAGCAGCAGCGTGAGCGAAGGGCTGATCGTGTCGCTGGCGGATGCGCAGGCGTGGTTGCGGCGGGAGGGGCGGGCGCAGCAGTTGGTGGCGACGGTTGATCCCGCGTTGTACGAGACGAGTAGCGCGGAGGAGGCGGCGCTGCGGGTGCGGGAGGTGGCGGAAACGGTGCAGCAGGCGTTGGGGGATGAGTATGTTTTTGCCATGGACAAGGCGGCTGCTTTGGATGCGTCCAGTCAGGGTTTCCTGGTGATTCAGGCGTTGATCAGTGTTTATGGCTTGACGGCACTGGGGATTGTGGGGCTGCTGGTGCATACGTTGGTGATGACGAATGTGCAGGAGCAGCGGCGGGATATGGCGATTTTGCGTATTTTGGGCAGCCAGCGCCGTTATCTTTTCCAACTGGTGATTGCCGAGGTAATGGTGATGGGGGCGATTGGGGTGATTTTGGGGGCGATCTTGGGGCAGGCGTTGACGCGGTATGTGGTTGTGCCGGCAATTGCACATCAAATGACGTTAGCCGGACTGACTTTTCGCTTGCAGCCTCAGGTGACGTTGGGGACGATAATGCCGGCATCTATCGCCACCTTTGCCGTCCTCATCATCAGCACCCTCAAGCCCGCCCAGGAAGCCTCGCGCACCAAAGTCATGCACGCCATCAACCCCAGCGTCGCCGACAACCTGCAAATCGAAGACCTGGCCCGCCTCCGTGAACGCCGCCCCGACGGCAAACTCTTCCTGGCCGGCCTCATCCTCCTCCTCATCTTCGCCCTTATCGCCGGCTTCCAGGTCATCGACGCCTTTGGCAACCCCGCCCTACAAGTCGTCTTCATCCTGGCCGCGCTGGGCGTACTCGTGCTGGGCGTCGGCCTCATCTTCTTCATCACCACCGTTCCTTTTGAGCGGCTGGCGCTGCTGGTGATGCGACTGGTCGCCCCGCGTCTGACCTACTTCGCCAGCCGCAACGTGGGGCGCGGCCAACTGCGAAACACCCTCATCTCCCTCCTTGTGCTATTTAGCGGCGTGCTACCCAGCTTCCTGGCGACCCAGGTGGCCCTGGACCAGGCGAATTTGCCCGGCTCGGTGCGGCTGCGCTGGGGCGCGCCTGTGGGCATTCGCGTCTCCGGCACGTGGCTGCCCGAACCGGAAGCCGCCACTTATCGCCTGCGCCCCAGCTTCCTCACGGATGACTTGGAGGCTGTTCCGGGCATTGATCGCACGGCGGGGCTTTCGCATAGTTACTCCTCCCGCCTGACGGACCCCATCGGCCTACGTGGAGCGGGGGTGACGGTGATCGGCGTGAGCGGGCGGCTGCGGGAGGTGGCTTATCCCGACCTGGTGGAATTTGTAGCCGGCAGCCCGCGGGCGCTGGACGATATTCTCGCGGACCCTCAGGCGATCATTATCAGCGAGGGGCTGGCGGAGGAACTGTCGGCGACGGTGGGCAATGAGTTGAAATTGGAGGGGGCGGGGCGGGACCATACGGTGGTGGTGCATGTGGTGGGGGTGGCAAGGCGAATTGCCGGCATTGACAACATCGGCCGCAGTCGCATTCAAGCCCGTTCCGGCAGCACCGTCCTCCTCTCGCTGGATGGCTTCCGCGCCCTCAAAACCCCACCCGACCTGCCCCTGCCACCCGCCGACGATCCCATCCTGGCCCGTGTCATTGCCACCACCACGCCCGGAGCCGTGGCGCAGGACGTGCTGGACGACCTCAACCAGCGGTACGCCACCAAACTCAACCTGCGCATCAACCTGATGGAAACCGACCTGGCGCGCAGCGAGCGCGGACAGGCCACACAGCGTATTTTCCTCATTGCCCTCACCCTGATCTCCTTCACCACGGCGGTCTTCGGTGTCTTTGCCGTCATCTACGTCACCATCTACGCCCGCCGCATCGAAATTGGCATGTTAAAAGCGATGGGCATGCGACGGCGCGACCTGACGGGGATGCTCGTCATCGAAGCGATCACGATGACGCTGGGCGCGGCGCTGGCAGGCATCGCCGCCGGGGCGACGATGGGATACGTCGCCACCTATGGCAACTACATTTTGCAGCAGCGCCCCGTTGTCTTTGCCGTGGACACAACGGTGATGCCGCTGATTGTGGTCATGGTGGTGCTGGCCAGCATGATTGGCGCGGTTTTTTCGGCGCGGCGGATCGTGAAGCGACAGGCTGTTGAGATTTTGCGGATGCAGTAA